The following coding sequences are from one Perognathus longimembris pacificus isolate PPM17 chromosome 13, ASM2315922v1, whole genome shotgun sequence window:
- the LOC125362586 gene encoding olfactory receptor 5B12-like: MTGMGNTSEVTEFILVGLTDTLELQVPLFIIFTLIYFITLVGNLGMITLILLDVRLHTPMYFFLSNLSLVDCVYASAVTPQVMGGFLTREKVISYNACATQMFFFVAFAIIESFLLASMAFDRHAAVCKPLHYSSTMTHSVCVLLVALSYTSGFLQSSIHVALTFRLSFCRSNVIHHFFCDIPPLLALSCSDIHTNEVVLFVLAAFNIIFSLVVILNSYLLIFVAIRRMRSAEGKKKAFSTCASHLTTVSIFFGTIIFMYLQPGSSHSMDTDKIASVFYSMVIPMLNPLVYSLRNKEVKGAFKKVVGKVFIEHSQ; encoded by the coding sequence ATGACTGGGATGGGGAACACTTCAGAGGTGACTGAATTCATTCTTGTGGGGTTAACGGATACCCTAGAGCTGCAGGTCCCTTTGTTTATCATCTTCACCCTCATTTACTTCATCACTCTGGTTGGCAACCTTGGGATGATCACACTGATTCTGTTGGACGTTCGcctccacacccccatgtactttttcctcagCAACCTCTCCCTGGTGGACTGTGTGTATGCCTCTGCGGTCACTCCCCAGGTGATGGGAGGGTTTCTCACCCGAGAGAAGGTCATCTCCTACAATGCCTGTGCCACCCAGATGTTCTTCTTTGTGGCCTTTGCCATTATTGAAAGTTTCCTCCTGGCCTCGATGGCCTTTGACCGCCACGCAGCGGTGTGCAAACCCCTGCACTACAGCAGCACCATGACACACTCCGTGTGTGTCCTCCTCGTGGCCCTTTCCTACACCAGTGGTTTCCTGCAGTCCTCCATCCACGTTGCCCTCACTTTCCGCCTCTCTTTCTGTCGTTCAAATGTGATTCATCACTTTTTCTGTGACATCCCCCCTCTGCTGGCTCTCTCTTGCTCTGATATCCACACAAATGAGGTTGTGCTCTTTGTGCTGGCGGCATTCAATATCATTTTCTCTCTCGTGGTCATCCTGAACTCTTACCTGCTTATTTTTGTTGCTATCCGGAGGATGCGTTCAgctgagggaaagaagaaagcctTTTCCACCTGTGCATCGCACCTCACCACTGTGTCCATCTTCTTTGGGACGATCATCTTCATGTACTTGCAGCCAGGCTCCAGTCATTCCATGGACACTGACAAAATTGCTTCTGTGTTCTACTCTATGGTCATCCCCATGCTGAACCCCCTGgtctacagcctgaggaacaagGAGGTCAAAGGTGCATTCAAGAAGGTTGTTGGCAAAGTCTTCATTGAGCATAGTCAATGA
- the LOC125361466 gene encoding olfactory receptor 5B2-like produces MENHTVVIQFILLGLTSDPALQIPLFVIFLLIYIITLLGNLGMILLILLDSRLHTPMYIFLGNLSLVDFCYSSAVTPKVMAELLRGDKIMTYNLCATQMFFFTAFATVENFLLASMAYDRYAAVCKPLHYTTTMTASVCACLVISCYVGGFLSAAIYTGNTFLLSYCQSNVVHHFFCDIPAVMFVSCSDRHINDLVLLYVASFNIFFALVIILISYIIIFATILKMHSGAGHRKAVSTCASHFTAVSIFYGTIIFMYLQPSSSHSMDTDKISSVFYTMIIPMLNPVVYSLRNKEVKCAFTKTFFKVK; encoded by the coding sequence ATGGAGAACCATACAGTTGTGATACAGTTCATCCTGCTGGGACTGACCAGTGACCCAGCCCTGCAGATCCCACTCTTTGTAATTTTCCTCTTGATCTACATCATCACACTCCTTGGGAACCTAGGGATGATCCTCCTGATTCTCTTGGACTCTCGCCTCCACACGCCCATGTACATTTTTCTTGGCAATCTCTCTCTGGTGGATTTTTGTTATTCTTCAGCTGTCACTCCTAAGGTCATGGCTGAGTTACTTAGAGGAGACAAAATCATGACCTACAATCTTTGTGCCACCCAGATGTTTTTCTTTACAGCCTTTGCTACTGTAGAAAATTTCCTCTTGGCCTCAATGGCTTATGATCGCTATGCAGCTGTGTGTAAGCCCCTCCATTACACCACCACCATGACAgctagtgtgtgtgcatgtctggtCATAAGCTGCTATGTTGGTGGTTTTCTGAGTGCTGCTATTTACACTGGCaatacttttcttctttcctactgTCAATCTAATGTGGTCCATCATTTTTTCTGTGATATTCCAGCAGTCATGTTTGTATCCTGCTCAGATAGACATATCAATGATTTGGTTCTTCTTTATGTGGCCAGTTTCAATATCTTTTTTGCACTAGTAATAATTTTAATATCctatataattatttttgctACTATTCTAAAGATGCACTCAGGTGCAGGACATCGGAAGGCTGTGTCCACCTGCGCCTCCCACTTCACTGCAGTCTCCATTTTCTATGGGACGATCATCTTTATGTACTTACAGCCCAGCTCCAGTCATTCTATGGACACTGACAAAATCTCGTCAGTCTTTTATACTATGATCATCCCCATGCTGAATCCTGTGGTGTATAGTCTGAGGAATAAGGAAGTTAAATGTGCATTCACAAAGACATTTTTCAAGGTAAAATGA